The genomic region CGATTTGATGATCCATGATATCGATTTGGCTCTTAAGTTGGTCGGTTCGCAGGTTTCTGATATTCAAGCCGCCGCTGTTTCGGTCATTTCGGAACAGGCGGATATTGCCAACGCCCGAATTACATTCGAAAACGGCGCTGTGGCAAACCTTACGGCATCTCGAATTTCTCTTCAGGCTATGCGGAAAATGAGAATATTTCAGCAGTCAGGTTATTTTTCGTTGGATTTGTCGAGCAAGCAGACCGATGTCTATCGCCTTGCAACGCATGGCGGTAAGGAAGAAGGGATGCGGATTCCGTTTGGGAAATCCGGCCGGGATATTGTTTATACCAAAAGAACGGATACCGGCGAAGATATGCTTGGCGCGGAACTGGCTTCCTTTCTGAATGCTGTGATAACCGGAGGACTGCCGGAAGTTTCTGCGGCTGATGCCTGTGAGGCGCTTCGTGTGGCGCTCGAAGTCGAACGTATCGGCACGAAGGCAATGGCATCGATGATTACTACAGGGAATCTATCGGGACTCCACACCGGTGGCCGATAAGGTGGACGACTCAGGTCCGCTTGTATTTATCTCGGCTGGCGACCCATCGGGAGATATAGCAGCATCACGTCTCTACGCTGAACTTAAAAAGTTACACCCGTCGCTTCGCTCATTCGGACTTGGTGGACAAAAGCTGCGCTTGGCAGGGCAGGAACAGCTTGCAGAACCGAAAGAGCTGGCCGTTCTCGGTTTCTGGGAAGTGGCCAAGCGGTATATTTTTTTTCGAAAGTTATTTTACACCTGTATCGATGAAATAAAAGGACGCAAACCAAACTGCATTATTCTTGTCGATTATCCCGGATTTAATCTTCGTCTCGCCCATAAACTTCGTGCGCTCAAACTCGGCATTCCGATTATCTATTATATCGCCCCACAGGTATGGGCATGGGGGGCAGGCCGCATTCCCAAAATGAAAACTGATCTTGACCGTCTGCTTGTGATTCTGTCGTTTGAAAAACATTTTTTCGCGGGTTATGGAATCGCAACCGATTTTGTCGGACATTATTTGCTCGAGGATATTCCCGAGCAATTTCGTGATACAAGACTGCCCGACAGCAAACAAATCGCGCTTCTGCCCGGGTCACGCCCGCAGGAGATTGGACGAATGCTGGGGCCGATGCTTGAGGCGGCGCGGCTTTTCAATGCCAAGCATGGCACACAAGCGGTGGTCGCCGGTATTAGCAATGGATTTGATTATGAACGGGAGCTGGCCTCTTATGCCAAAGACAATATCTCGGTTTTGTTTGAAGACTCGCGAAAAATAATCCATGAGTCATCACTTGCGCTGACAGCCTCCGGAACGGCAACACTTGAATGCGGGATCATCGGACGGCCTATGGTTGTGGTATACAAGACTAGCGTTCTTACCTACCAAATTGCGAGACGGTTGGTCCGCTTGAAACATATCGGGCTTGTTAATCTGGTCCTCGGTGAGAAAGTTGTTCCTGAACTGATTCAGCATGATGCTACGCCACAACGGATGGCAGACGAACTCACGCGGTTTTGGTCAAACCCTGCTCTCTACAAAGAGACCGCCTCCCTTCTTATCCAAGCGCGAGATGTTCTCGGGGGCCATGGGGCGTCATGTCGGGCGGCCAGGATTATCGCCGACTATTTATGATTGCACTGTATGCATCGCTCACTTGGCTGGCTTATCTGCTTATCTACCCCTATGGTTATTTCCGAGCCAAACGGGAAAATTTGGTTTGGCAGGGACGTTTTGCGCTGGGCGCAACCCTGCAGAAATGCGATATATGGCTCCACGCGTCATCAGTTGGTGAAATTAAAGTTATTGCAAATCTCATTGCTGAATTATCACGTATCCAGCCATCGCTTGTTATGCATGTGACAGTGATGACACAGACAGGATATGCCGAAGCCGAAAAACTCATTGGATCGAAAGTCAGCCATTCGTATTTCCCGCTTGATGCGCCTCAGATCATGAAACGGATGTTTGCATCACTCAACCCAAAAATGTTTGTTGTGGCTGAAACAGAAATCTGGCCAAATTTGATATGTGAGGCCAAGAGTCGTCGTATTCCAATAGTTTTGGTCAACGGGCGTATGTCAGAACGGGCGTTCAAGAAATACCGGCTAATACGAAAGTCAATGCAAAAGCTGCTCGCTACCTACCAATATCTTTTTTTCAAGACAACAGCCGACAGCCAGCGCTATGCGGCATTTGGCCTTCCCTCAGACAAGATGCTGGTTGCCGGGGATATGAAGTTTGATACTCCAGTTGCGCAACGCGATGTAACCAGACGAAAGGAGATTCGTGAGAAGCTATTGATTGCGGATAATGAATTCCTTCTTGCCGCAGGTTCAACTCGCGCAGGAGAAGAAAATATTCTATTGGAAATATATTGTGAACTGAAAGCCGAATGGCCCCGCTTGAGACTATTGCTTACCCCGCGACATATTGAGCGGACAAAAGAGATTGTCGGGCTATTGAACTCACAACAATTATCCTTTACCATATATCCAGTTATTAAGACTGATGCGGATAGCGAGGCAACACACACAGATGCTGAAAAAGTAGAGACCGACGTGATTGTCATAAATGTCATGGGTATGCTAAATGATTTATACCTGGCGGCGGATATTGCTTTTGTTGGCGGCACATTGGTTCCGATCGGCGGCCACAATCTGCTCGAACCGGTCTGGAATGGCACGCCGGTACTTTTTGGGCCGTCTATATCCAATGTGATCGAGGCAGCAGACTATATCCAAACATA from Candidatus Zixiibacteriota bacterium harbors:
- a CDS encoding Gfo/Idh/MocA family oxidoreductase, with amino-acid sequence MRKLKTAVIGVGALGRHHLKWLSTLEQSQLVGLFDTDPQRAETYAAEYKVSAFKSLDDVANSVDAVSIVTPTTTHFEVASFFIERGIHCLIEKPITALLEEGLQLSHLAEKKKVTVTVGQIERFNPAVRALADYEMRPSFIEAHRLAAFDPRGTDVAVVLDLMIHDIDLALKLVGSQVSDIQAAAVSVISEQADIANARITFENGAVANLTASRISLQAMRKMRIFQQSGYFSLDLSSKQTDVYRLATHGGKEEGMRIPFGKSGRDIVYTKRTDTGEDMLGAELASFLNAVITGGLPEVSAADACEALRVALEVERIGTKAMASMITTGNLSGLHTGGR
- the lpxB gene encoding lipid-A-disaccharide synthase; the protein is MADKVDDSGPLVFISAGDPSGDIAASRLYAELKKLHPSLRSFGLGGQKLRLAGQEQLAEPKELAVLGFWEVAKRYIFFRKLFYTCIDEIKGRKPNCIILVDYPGFNLRLAHKLRALKLGIPIIYYIAPQVWAWGAGRIPKMKTDLDRLLVILSFEKHFFAGYGIATDFVGHYLLEDIPEQFRDTRLPDSKQIALLPGSRPQEIGRMLGPMLEAARLFNAKHGTQAVVAGISNGFDYERELASYAKDNISVLFEDSRKIIHESSLALTASGTATLECGIIGRPMVVVYKTSVLTYQIARRLVRLKHIGLVNLVLGEKVVPELIQHDATPQRMADELTRFWSNPALYKETASLLIQARDVLGGHGASCRAARIIADYL
- a CDS encoding glycosyltransferase N-terminal domain-containing protein, with amino-acid sequence MIALYASLTWLAYLLIYPYGYFRAKRENLVWQGRFALGATLQKCDIWLHASSVGEIKVIANLIAELSRIQPSLVMHVTVMTQTGYAEAEKLIGSKVSHSYFPLDAPQIMKRMFASLNPKMFVVAETEIWPNLICEAKSRRIPIVLVNGRMSERAFKKYRLIRKSMQKLLATYQYLFFKTTADSQRYAAFGLPSDKMLVAGDMKFDTPVAQRDVTRRKEIREKLLIADNEFLLAAGSTRAGEENILLEIYCELKAEWPRLRLLLTPRHIERTKEIVGLLNSQQLSFTIYPVIKTDADSEATHTDAEKVETDVIVINVMGMLNDLYLAADIAFVGGTLVPIGGHNLLEPVWNGTPVLFGPSISNVIEAADYIQTYNFGAQVDSSGQLREVLDSVLSGTRTFSRKTESNSVTSSTHTIATYILGHLNHA